One genomic segment of Clavelina lepadiformis chromosome 3, kaClaLepa1.1, whole genome shotgun sequence includes these proteins:
- the LOC143448558 gene encoding uncharacterized protein LOC143448558 has product MVKMTQNPIRPLVSRGPALPVYTSTEFNSAIINPAPIQRPSHQAGTLNHKTVLSSTHTAYANTYFTPIRPQPAAQTRQPCYQPISLIPCTTPSTGENVSFTPVIRSPHQLTNTLVKSCSSPTLRTVVVPRIPSTSPKPAPTLIESMQETIQRQRVLIGKLISVIVNEKLKTQATPPTRSEKEAALYEDVEKLLKFTDKQNIPNKKGDHENITDNRHLNGPKHSPVSERKKRTRTITNDKKVMPKRLRQKSPKFRTADWASTSGSSVHESSTRKISPLPKLQPKDATKLDSSLTSEESKQGVDSESDFSEIRQRTLGLMRPDGDSCLFSLRLEFSHQLKSLEKTFKKAQQVKSPAAICSGDVPELQPRRDASTANISSDDSDWKPATSSGCDTSSESPEWRSPYRMKENRKRKNLPWWTAGLKRFRGRRQCRSRRLAARQASYLAMHKIDEIYDQDATSPSSCKTSGLGRKKCSFNRRALQLIRRARRLWTEMTLKTSAFHFSEKMIEYRNRQDMCCDEVPESRIGTNANESKEHHFGKIDNEKDDYLRNKISVNKSDPLYMISRFLNVAHHQPGNDSEKGVKDHAIETECAKADQPNAETKAEECNKSSKSTSDIFKSDDGLNCCRNQNLSFISTLPDLIICEPEDIGEVVVVEGSETSSNYCNDSLEKKLDETISSVDKASDSSEDQHHLEVVKHANRKVIVETESLSGSENADRKSGEPGRIASILISQVCSLVTPKGDSSPVQKSEPLSRKNIKPESSGITSATDTDSCHQTTSDANHLHHDFRIGKNVKTGPTFGKLNDSQGKLGESMTLSDSDSDATNEEKSARDHEREQERKSILYCDIMATNLSRKKNLMSKISKQNIENDTPVLEWGLHPRRAMCRAKAKIQVQLSNLTRADTDKDNDEDTPPLPNRRASLRNQTRLKIDCKTSPQKVSRQNKETMISSAEKLRSRNEQRQNKPNVTLTDAVAPTSVTQAISPKPDSSSGKSSSDDDLPPVPWLNEGKKEDVFPETDI; this is encoded by the exons ATGGTAAAAATGACTCAAAACCCAATTAGACCGCTTGTATCTCGCGGTCCAGCTTTGCCTGTCTACACTTCCACAGAGTTTAATTCTGCTATTATAAATCCTGCACCAATCCAAAGACCATCCCATCAAGCTGGGACATTGAATCACAAAACTGTTCTGTCATCAACTCACACTGCATACGCAAACACATACTTCACACCGATTCGTCCGCAACCTGCAGCGCAAACGAGGCAGCCCTGTTATCAGCCTATTTCCCTGATTCCTTGCACGACGCCAAGTACCGGAGAAAACGTTTCCTTCACGCCTGTAATTCGAAGTCCTCATCAACTAACAAACACATTAGTGAAATCTTGCTCATCGCCGACATTACGAACCGTTGTTGTTCCAAG AataccatcaacatcaccCAAGCCCGCGCCAACTTTGATCGAAAGTATGCAAGAGACCATCCAAAGACAACGGGTGTTAATCGGGAAACTAATATCAGTGATTGTTAATGAGAAACTGAAAACTCAGGCAACCCCGCCAACCCGCAGTGAAAAGGAGGCGGCCCTTTACGAAGATGTTGAAAAGCTGTTAAAGTTTACcgataaacaaaatatacccAATAAAAAAGGAGACCATGAAAACATCACTGATAACCGGCATCTGAATGGCCCAAAACATTCTCCTGTAAGCGAGCGCAAGAAAAGAACAAGGACCATTACAAATGACAAAAAG GTAATGCCGAAAAGGTTGAGGCAAAAATCTCCGAAATTTAGGACTGCCGACTGGGCCAGCACTTCTGGTAGTTCGGTTCATGAAAGCTCG ACACGAAAAATATCTCCTTTACCAAAACTTCAACCTAAGGATGCAACAAAACTTGATTCTAGTTTGACAAGTGAAGAAAGTAAGCAAGGAGTGGATTCTGAAAGCGATTTTTCTGAAATCCGCCAGAGGACGCTTGGGCTCATGAGACCAGACGGAGATAGTTGCTTGTTCAG cTTACGCTTGGAGTTTTCACATCAGCTGAAATCActagaaaaaacttttaagaaAGCTCAACAGGTCAAAAGTCCAGCGGCAATATGTTCTGGGGATGTCCCTGAGCTGCAACCACGAAGAG ACGCTTCCACAGCAAATATTTCCAGTGACGATAGCGACTGGAAACCCGCTACGTCATCCGGTTGTGACACAAGCTCGGAATCACCAGAATGGCGATCGCCGTATCGGATGAAGGAAAACAGAAAA aGAAAGAACTTACCCTGGTGGACGGCTGGACTAAAGCGATTTCGAGGTCGACGTCAGTGCcg ATCCCGCCGTCTTGCCGCTCGCCAAGCTTCGTACCTTGCTATGCATAAGATAGATGAAATATACGATCAAGATGCTACTAGCCCAAGCTCGTGTAAAACATCGGGGCTTGGCCGAAAAAAATGCTCGTTTAATCGGCGAGCTTTGCAACTTATCCGCCGGGCAAGACGTTTGTGGACAGAAATGACTCTGAAAACGAGCGCATTTCACTTCTCGGAGAAAATGATTGAATACAG AAACCGTCAAGACATGTGCTGTGATGAAGTTCCGGAATCTCGAATAGGCACTAACGCTAATGAAAGCAAAGAGCACCACTTCGGAAAGATTGATAATGAAAAAGATGATTATCTGAGAAACAAG ATTTCTGTTAACAAATCCGACCCACTGTACATGATTTCGCGTTTTCTTAACGTGGCTCATCATCAACCCGGTAACGATTCAGAGAAGGGCGTTAAGGATCACGCAATAGAGACGGAATG CGCTAAGGCAGATCAACCAAATGCAGAAACCAAAGCTGAAGAGTGCAATAAATCCTCTAAGTCAACATCAGACATCTTTAAATCTG ATGATGGATTGAATTGTTGCCGAAACCAAAAcctttcatttatttcaacTCTTCCTGATCTCATCATTTGTGAGCCGGAGGACATCGGGGAGGTTGTCGTCGTTGAAGGAAGCGAAACATCTTCCAACTACTGCAACGATTCTCTGGAAAAGAAATTGGATGAAACAATCTCTTCCGTGGATAAAGCGTCCGATTCAAGTGAAGATCAACACCATTTAGAAGTTGTAAAACATGCCAATCGTAAGGTTATCGTGGAGACGGAAAGCCTGTCCGGAAGTGAAAACGCGGACCGAAAGTCCGGTGAACCCGGAAGGATCGCTTCGATTCTTATAAGCCAAGTTTGCTCGTTGGTGACACCCAAAGGTGACAGTTCTCCAGTGCAAAAATCGGAGCCTTTAAGCAGGAAGAACATAAAACCAGAATCCTCTGGTATTACGTCAGCGACCGATACAGATTCCTGTCATCAAACTACTTCGGACGCTAACCATTTACATCATGACTTCCGTATTGGAAAGAACGTTAAAACTGGCCCAACTTTTGGAAAACTGAATGATAGCCAGGGTAAACTTGGTGAAAGCATGACGTTATCTGACAGCGATTCTGACGCAACGAACGAAGAAAAGTCTGCACGAGACCACGAAAGAGAACAGGAAAGGAAGAGCATCTTGTATTGTGACATCATGGCAACAAACCTAAGCCGGAAAAAAAACCTCATGAGCAAAATCTCCAAGCAAAATATCGAGAATGACACACCGGTCTTGGAGTGGGGTTTGCACCCGAGAAGAGCGATGTGTAGGGCGAAG GCAAAAATTCAAGTACAACTCAGCAACCTCACAAGGGCGGATACGGATAAAGATAATGATGAGGACACGCCACCCTTACCGAACAGAAGAGCTTCACTGAGAAATCAAACTCGGCTCAAAATTGACTGCAAAACAAGTCCTCAGAAGGTTTCGCGTCAAAATAAGGAGACCATGATAAGCTCGGCAGAAAAATTACGAAGTCGAAAT GAACAAAGGCAAAACAAACCCAACGTCACGCTAACGGACGCTGTAGCGCCCACTAGCGTAACCCAAGCTATTTCCCCAAAACCGGACTCGAGCTCCGGAAAGTCCTCCAGTGACGACGACTTACCTCCCGTTCCGTGGTTGAATGAAGGAAAAAAGGAAGATGTGTTTCCAGAAACAGATATTTAA
- the LOC143450150 gene encoding uncharacterized protein LOC143450150 — translation MDDNQEYDKLLRSVFDSCDRNDSGCLSPTEFEDLCAQLSLEDEYKLLHDILFVSNSFLTYESFREALLLLLAGALTEKGCEDELKPTTNDRNSSNHFRSNSLTSSNDKRRHYGNEDLNDNDLAKEIKRDRVQSKSSTDLGERTNDSDWLVIDFRDNNVSPFSINEAKDKKYDRRKQSPSLSTSRNRKYGRRSQPDVDLLKRSSNNMDNHPSIDDKSLPMGLTDNVTMQSEFSLSSRVICEEFVGEGDGSIWINPETSPSPDDEEVEDAAMMAETTDPASDAQEALSSVWRQIIGDLDQQIDVDQLQELFHALSLTSSGGDVKQLFDILDDDGDGFICFGDFARQMSVFLTGTSDVTKKTDDDKRTACHVFEFDCDAVNEDENGANQGLSTTPFTNRTSAVHTPTGNDFKNAPVQSTPHLDDLTSQTPILSSSQRHQPAVSTSPTTLDRNNTSVFLSTPPSGKTKIFSSATSPDPLTSSSNRSRISNEDNEENDAMKHYHGVPSYRRRRRTNHASTRQHRRRANKTMSLPHYHPISRRRLEECLLYFLTDENGRYVEIDNLRAIWSEEGIDDPDLVLKELGVNLDDSFSIEALSEAMDVEVKENVIHHAACALYKSGIRYYRSQKEHESSEKNKLEAKVEHLDSQVQEQEERLEKMETDHRERLEELEVHYKEEISILSAELVAAQSNNSCRNEADLDRLRQRIECLQEIEDNLQNELTALTGENKQLLSHHNSLKKQLEISETNLERMKSDFQVACRQMMTCSQSHTDQQSRMDVLLHEYRSGAQKLLDENDELMGQLEALKKKWWNQNQIKSKTKLPTSLPLEPEVSENSEPPSAPHPNARFSPENPLTTSTKTSSLFFMPALSGSRALISSEPTSSESLNRSSWRYAHDPDASFSHWSSVHASVNTDNNLLNEIKISSSGSVT, via the exons ATGGACGACAACCAAGAATATGACAAGCTTTTGAGGTCAGTCTTTGATTCTTGCGACAGAAACGATTCTGGCTGCTTGTCCCCGACAGAATTCGAAGATTTGTGCGCCCAGCTGTCATTGGAG GATGAGTACAAATTGCTACACGATATCTTGTTCGTTTCCAATTCCTTCCTGACCTACGAAAGTTTTCGAGAGGCGCTACTCTTACTGCTGGCCGGCGCCCTCACCGAAAAAGGCTGCGAAGACGAGCTGAAACCGACCACAAACGACCGCAATTCGTCTAATCATTTCAGAAGCAACTCACTCACCAGTTCCAATGACAAACGCCGTCACTATGGCAACGAGGACTTGAACGACAATGACCTTGCGAAAGAGATTAAGCGTGATCGAGTCCAATCGAAATCAAGCACTGATCTCGGCGAAAGGACGAACGACTCGGACTGGCTTGTTATTGATTTTCGGGACAACAACGTCAGCCCTTTTTCCATAAACGAAGCTAAGGATAAAAAATATGACAGAAGAAAACAATCGCCGTCGTTGTCAACGTCTAGAAATAGGAAGTACGGTAGACGAAGTCAGCCTGACGTCGACTTGTTAAAACGTTCATCGAA TAATATGGACAATCATCCTTCTATCGATGATAAATCGCTGCCAATGGGATTAACCGATAACGTTACAATGCAGTCTGAATTTTCGCTATCCTCACGAGTTATCTGTGAAGAATTTGTTGGCGAAGGCGACGGCAGTATTtg GATCAACCCTGAAACGAGTCCTTCTCCCGACGACGAGGAGGTTGAAGACGCCGCCATGATGGCTGAGACAACGGATCCCGCTTCCGACGCCCAGGAAGCTCTAAGCTCAGTTTGGCGCCAGATCATCGGTGACCTCGACCAGCAGATTGACGTGGATCAACTCCAAGAGCTCTTCCACGCTCTCTCTCTTACAAGCTCCGGAGGAGACGTGAAGCAGTTGTTCGACATCTTGGATGACGACGGCGACGGCTTCATCTGTTTCGGCGACTTTGCGCGACAAATGTCCGTGTTTTTAACCGGCActagtgacgtcacaaagaaaacTGATGACGATAAAAGGACCGCTTGTCACGTATTCGAATTCGATTGTGACGCAGTTAATGAAGATGAAAACGGGGCTAACCAAGGATTAAGCACAACCCCGTTCACAAATCGCACCAGCGCTGTTCACACGCCCACTGGAAACGACTTCAAGAATGCCCCGGTTCAAAGCACGCCTCATCTTGATGATTTAACATCACAAACTCCCATACTGTCGTCATCACAACGTCACCAACCCGCTGTGTCGACCAGTCCGACAACATTGGACAGAAACAACACGAGCGTGTTTCTTTCCACCCCACCAAgcggaaaaacaaaaatattttcgtcTGCTACAAGCCCAG ATCCTTTAACCTCGTCATCCAATCGTAGTCGCATCTCGAATGAAGATAATGAGGAGAATGACGCAATGAAGCATTATCACGGAGTTCCGTCTTACCGGAGGAGAAGACGAACCAATCACGCATCGACACGTCAGCATCGACGTCGTGCCAACAAGACCATGTCACTTCCGCATTATCATCCAATCAGCAGACGAAGATTAGAAGAATGCCTTCTGTATTTTCTCACGGATGAAAACGGAAG GTATGTTGAAATCGACAACTTACGTGCGATCTGGTCCGAGGAAGGAATAGACGACCCTGATCTAGTCCTCAAGGAACTCGGTGTTAATTTAG ATGATTCCTTTAGCATTGAAGCTCTCTCTGAAGCGATGGATGTGGAGGTTAAGGAGAACGTGATCCACCACGCCGCATGCGCCTTGTACAAGAGCGGAATTAG GTATTACAGATCTCAGAAAGAGCACGAGAGCTCCGAGAAAAACAAATTGGAGGCGAAAGTTGAACATCTTGATTCTCAAGTCCAAGAGCAGGAGGAACGATTAGAGAAGATGGAAACGGATCATCGAGAGAGGTTGGAGGAGCTGGAAGTTCATTACAAG gaaGAAATCTCAATTTTATCTGCCGAGCTCGTAGCTGCCCAAAGTAACAATTCCTGCAGAAATGAAGCAGATCTGGACCGCTTAAGGCAGAGGATTGAGTGTTTGCAAGAG ATTGAAGATAACCTGCAGAACGAACTGACCGCTCTGACCGGggaaaacaaacaacttcTTTCACATCACAATAGCCTGAAAAAACAACTTGAGATTTCAGAAACAAACCTG GAAAGAATGAAGTCTGATTTTCAAGTGGCTTGCCGCCAAATGATGACATGCAGTCAATCGCACACTGATCAGCAATCCAGGATGGATGTTTTGTTGCACGAGTACAGGAGTGGTGCGCAAAAGTTGCTGGATGAAAATGACGAACTAATGGGGCAATTGGAAGCCTTGAAGAAGAAATGGTGGAACCAAAACCAG ATAAAGAGCAAAACCAAGCTCCCAACATCGCTTCCACTGGAACCAGAAGTTTCAGAGAACTCTGAGCCACCATCCGCTCCACATCCCAACGCAAGATTTTCCCCTGAAAATCCTCTCACTACCTCAACCAAGACCAGCAGCCTCTTTTTTATGCCCGCGCTGTCTGGGTCACGTGCTTTGATTTCGTCAGAACCTACGTCATCAGAAAGCTTAAACCGCTCGTCATGGAGATATGCACATGACCCTGACGCGTCGTTCAGTCATTGGTCAAGCGTCCACGCTTCGGTGAATACGGACAACAACTTACTCAACGAAATCAAGATTTCCTCTTCTGGTAGTGTTACGTAA
- the LOC143450152 gene encoding PDZ and LIM domain protein 7-like, protein MSRKVKLVEGPPWGFRITGGADVDQNIVVTRVTPGSPAAKAGLKSRDILLAINGALLIDSTRQEAEAMVRTSQHGGLELVLKLATAWDAKPGRMQATDPTWAELAKQLEQPRPVGQMRAEGGLVTQGTKFQSADAPPTVAPPEHDVLEPRKFLPKSDDVICNNCTQPIEGEYSSVEGLNFHKSCFTCAAPNCQGSLDVGFLVESGKPYCISCHDKYFSAVCLKCKKPIFTEAFRALNCQWHLECFTCAACQKPIYDGIFQMEMGEVYCEEDHKRLFAAMCCACGKLIGPGDKELKAIDQKWHHRCFNCQKCHRNLDGKRFVRRNNMPCCHNCK, encoded by the exons ATGTCAAGGAAGGTCAAGTTAGTTGAGGGTCCGCCGTGGGGTTTTAGGATTACTGGGGGCGCCGATGTCGaccaaaatattgttgttacCCGG gTTACGCCGGGTTCACCAGCAGCCAAAGCGGGTTTGAAAAGCCGGGATATTTTGCTCGCAATAAACGGAGCACTTCTCATAGATTCAACCAGGCAGGAAGCAGAAGCCATGGTTAGAACATCGCAGCATGGGGGACTGGAACTTGTGCTAAAACT GGCGACAGCATGGGATGCGAAACCAGGCCGAATGCAGGCAACAGACCCCACCTGGGCCGAACTCGCAAAACAACTCGAACAACCTCGACCTGTGGGACAAATGC GTGCCGAAGGCGGTCTGGTGACCCAAGGGACGAAGTTTCAATCAGCTGACGCACCTCCCACTGTCGCCCCTCCTGAACACGACGTGCTGGAACCGAGAAAATTCCTTCCAAAATCAGATGACGTCATCTGTAACAACTGCACACAACCAATCGA GGGGGAATATTCCAGCGTAGAAGGATTGAATTTTCATAAAAGCTGTTTTACATGCGCTGCCCCCAACTGTCAAGGCAGTTTAGACGTTGGATTCCTGGTTGAAAGCGGGAAGCCTTATTGTATTTCTTGTCACGACAAGTATTTTTCCGCTGTTTGCCTCAAGTGCAAGAAGCCGATCTTTACG GAAGCGTTCCGAGCCTTGAACTGCCAGTGGCACTTGGAGTGCTTCACCTGCGCTGCTTGCCAGAAGCCGATCTATGACGGAATTTTCCAGATGGAAATGGGGGAAGTCTACTGCGAAGAAG ATCATAAAAGATTATTTGCGGCAATGTGTTGTGCGTGCGGAAAGCTGATTGGACCAGGAGACAAAGAGCTAAAAGCCATTGACCAGAAATGGCACCATCGTTGCTTCAACTGCCAG AAATGTCACAGAAATCTCGACGGAAAACGTTTCGTCCGACGTAACAACATGCCTTGTTGCCATAACTGCAAATAA
- the LOC143449855 gene encoding uncharacterized protein LOC143449855, giving the protein MKLASPDYEGFPFNINQRCTYTLHAQPGKNIRMTLQTFTQKGFVEVPSGDINFGRASGVDKTFRLTSSRNTIQLHYTAPKAFSARSRGFVATYGQVGINCGSLLGAKTTMHHFSSLDYSNNSSSNVVCDRIITTSG; this is encoded by the exons ATGAAGCTTGCCTCGCCTGACTACGAAGGTTTTCCTTTCAACATTAACCAACGATGCACTTACACTTTGCACGCCCAACCTGGCAAGAATATACGAATgactttgcaaacttttacaCAGAAAGGATTTGTAGAG GTACCGAGCGGAGATATTAATTTCGGTCGTGCTAGCGGCGTTGACAAAACATTTCGACTGACAAGTAGCCGAAATACAATTCAGCTTCACTACACAGCACCCAAAGCTTTCTCTGCAAGAAGTCGAGGATTCGTTGCTACATATGGACAAG TTGGGATAAACTGTGGTTCCCTGTTGGGagcaaaaacaacaatgcATCATTTTTCATCGCTTGATTATTCCAACAATTCTTCAAGCAATGTCGTTTGTGACCGCATAATCACAACTTCTGGATAG